The nucleotide sequence CACCCCCCGCGACCACGTGGTCGACCACGTGGCCGGGCTGCTCGCCCGGCCGGAGGAGCGGCGGCGGCTCCTGGAGGAGAGCGGGACCCACGGGCCCGTCACCCGCACGACCGACTACCACCTGAAGGACGGCAGGACGCTGCGCCGCCGGCGCGCCCCGGTCCTCGACGGCGAGGAACTCCTCGGCCATCTGTGGCTGATCGAGGACGTCACCCGGCGCGGCGAGGCCGAGGAGGGCCTGTACGAGCAGGTGCGGAAGCTGGCGGCGCTCGCCGACGACCGGGCGGCCTTCGCCGGGCGGGCCCTGCACGAGCTGCGGACCCCGCTCTCCACCGTCCTCAGCTTCGCCGAACTGCTCCTCGATCCGGCCGGCGGCCCGCTGAGCCAGGAGCAGGCCTCGTACGTGGACGCCATCCGCCGCAACGCGCTCCGGATGCGGTCGGTCGCCGAGAACCTGCCGAGGACGGCCGGCGGCGGACCCGTCGCCGAGCCCCGGCTCGGGCAGGTCCTCGTCCACGAGCTGATCGAGCGGGTGGTCCTGGAGGCGCTCCAGCGGGCGGAGGGCGCCGGGCCGTACATCACCGCCGAGTGCCCCGTGACGGGACCGCCGCTGATCGCCGACGCGGGCATGCTGACGGGCGCCCTCGAAGAGCTCCTCGGCAACGCGCTGCGCTTCACCCCCGAGGACGGCCGGGTCGAGGTGGTCGGCAAGGCCGCCGACGACCACTGGACGATCGAGGTCGGGGACGACGGCATCGGCGTCCCGCTGGAGTACCACGAGGAGATCTTCACCCCCTTCGTACGGGCACCCAACGCCCGGCGCGGCGGCTACCCCGGCACCGGCCTGGGCCTCGCCGGGGCGCTCGACACCGTACGGCTGCACGGCGGGACGATCACCGTCCGGGACCACGACGGCCGGCCGGGGGCGGTGTTCACCGTACGGCTGCCCCTCCCCGGGCGCGCCTCATGACCCGGCTCCTGGTCGTCGAGGACGACCCCGACCTCGGCCTGGCCCTGCGGGTCCTCCTCGCCCGCCGCGGCTACGAGGTCTCCGTCGCCGAGGACGGCCGCGAGGGCCTGCGGCTCCTCTTCGCCGAGCGCCCGGCCCTGATGATCCTGGACCTGCTGCTCCCGGAGCTGGACGGCTGGCAGGTGCTGGACCGCACCCGGGACATGAGCGACCTGCCCGTCCTGGTCCTCTCCGGCCTCGGCGACGTCGACGACCGGGTCCGCGGGCTGCGCTCGGGCGCCGACGACTACCTGGTCAAGCCGTTCGCCCACCCGGAGCTGCTGGCCCGCGTCGACGCCCTGCTGCGCCGGTCGGGCCCCGGGAGCTGGGCCGGCGAATCCGTCGGGGAGGACCTCCGGCTGGTCCCGGAGCGCCGGGCCGCGCTCTGGCAGGGCAGCGAGATCCGCCTCAGCGACATCGAGTACCGCCTCCTCCAGCTCCTGGTCCGCAACCGGGGCCGGGTGGTCACCACCGAACAGCTCCTCGACCAGGTCTGGGACGACCCCACGTCCATCGGCCGCGACCGGGTGAAGTTCGCGGTCCTCCGGCTCCGCCGCAAGCTCCGCACGGCGGGCGGCCCCGCCTCCCGGGACCCGCTGGAGGCGATCCGGGGCCTCGGCTACCGCTACGACAGCTCCCCTGACGGGCGACGGGCCCGCTGATCCACGGCCGTCCCGGGACCAAAGTCCCCGGGACCCCGGGCCGGACGGCCCGGCCGGAGGTCCCGAGCCGCCCCGCCGCACCCCATGACAACCGTCCCGCAACCATGGGCCACCAGAGCGCGCGACCGTCGCCCGGCACCGTCGATGCCATGAAGACACTCCCTGCCCGCAGCGTCGCCGTCGTCCTCGGCACCCGGCCCGAGCTGGTCAAGCTCGCCGAGCTCATCCGGGCCCTCGGCCCCGCCGCCCGGGTCGTGCACACCGGTCAGCACTACGACGACGCGCTCTCCGGCGACTTCCTCGACGAACTGGGGCTCCCCGAGCCCGAGTATCTGACCGGGGTCGGCGGGCAGCCCCGGGCCGTGCAGGTCGCCGCCGCGCTCACCGCGCTCGACGAGCGCTTCGCCGCCGACCCGCCGCTCGCCGTCGTCGTCCAGGGCGACACCAACGCCGCCCTCTCCGGCGCTCTCGCCGCCAACGCCCGCGACCTCCCGCTCGTCCACGTGGAGGCCGGCCTGCGCAGCCACGACCGGGCCATGCCCGAGGAGCACAACCGGGTCCTCATCGACCGGCTCGCCGACGTGCTGTGCGCCGCCACCCCCGACAACCGCGCGCTGCTGCTCGCCGAAGGCATCGCCGACGAACGCATCGCCGTCACCGGCAACACCGTCGTCGAGGCCGTCCAGGACCACCTCCCGCCGCCCGAGGAGCGCGCCAGGCTCCTCGCCGTCAGCGGTCTCGCCCCCGACGGGTACGTCCTCGCGACCGTGCACCGGCCCGAGAACACCGACGACCCCGCCGCGCTCACCGCCGTCCTGACGGAGCTCGCCGCGCTCGCCCGCGACCTCCCCGTCGTCCTCCCCCTGCACCCCCGCACCCGCGCCCGGATCGAGGCGGCCGGTCTGCTGCCGCTCCTCGACGGACTGACCGTGCTGCCCCCGGCCGGCTACGGCACCTTCCTCGCCCTGGCCCGGCACGCGGCCCTGATCGTCTCCGACTCCGGCGGCATCCAGGAGGAGACGACCGTCCTCGGCCGCCCCCTCGTCGTGGTCCGCCGCTCCACCGAACGCCCCGAATCGCTCACCGACTTCGCCGACCTGGTCACCCCCGGCCCGGGCATCGGCACGGCGGCCCGCCGCC is from Streptomyces venezuelae ATCC 10712 and encodes:
- a CDS encoding PAS domain-containing sensor histidine kinase, yielding MHEVSPEQLSLAASLLDALPQAALLLDRDLRVVRVNRRCTALLRLTDLDLSPGTPRDHVVDHVAGLLARPEERRRLLEESGTHGPVTRTTDYHLKDGRTLRRRRAPVLDGEELLGHLWLIEDVTRRGEAEEGLYEQVRKLAALADDRAAFAGRALHELRTPLSTVLSFAELLLDPAGGPLSQEQASYVDAIRRNALRMRSVAENLPRTAGGGPVAEPRLGQVLVHELIERVVLEALQRAEGAGPYITAECPVTGPPLIADAGMLTGALEELLGNALRFTPEDGRVEVVGKAADDHWTIEVGDDGIGVPLEYHEEIFTPFVRAPNARRGGYPGTGLGLAGALDTVRLHGGTITVRDHDGRPGAVFTVRLPLPGRAS
- a CDS encoding response regulator transcription factor translates to MTRLLVVEDDPDLGLALRVLLARRGYEVSVAEDGREGLRLLFAERPALMILDLLLPELDGWQVLDRTRDMSDLPVLVLSGLGDVDDRVRGLRSGADDYLVKPFAHPELLARVDALLRRSGPGSWAGESVGEDLRLVPERRAALWQGSEIRLSDIEYRLLQLLVRNRGRVVTTEQLLDQVWDDPTSIGRDRVKFAVLRLRRKLRTAGGPASRDPLEAIRGLGYRYDSSPDGRRAR
- the wecB gene encoding non-hydrolyzing UDP-N-acetylglucosamine 2-epimerase, translating into MKTLPARSVAVVLGTRPELVKLAELIRALGPAARVVHTGQHYDDALSGDFLDELGLPEPEYLTGVGGQPRAVQVAAALTALDERFAADPPLAVVVQGDTNAALSGALAANARDLPLVHVEAGLRSHDRAMPEEHNRVLIDRLADVLCAATPDNRALLLAEGIADERIAVTGNTVVEAVQDHLPPPEERARLLAVSGLAPDGYVLATVHRPENTDDPAALTAVLTELAALARDLPVVLPLHPRTRARIEAAGLLPLLDGLTVLPPAGYGTFLALARHAALIVSDSGGIQEETTVLGRPLVVVRRSTERPESLTDFADLVTPGPGIGTAARRRLAEGGLGLRRLGTLPSPYGDGTASHRIAGLLRDLVAERGGLPAPAEPALPAPRTAPAVAA